Proteins encoded together in one Telopea speciosissima isolate NSW1024214 ecotype Mountain lineage chromosome 4, Tspe_v1, whole genome shotgun sequence window:
- the LOC122658930 gene encoding uncharacterized protein LOC122658930 has protein sequence MDPCPFVRLLVGNLALKIPVASKPARSGVHPASSPCFCKIRLKNFPVQTSIVPLIPSETQFPDGQTQTLAASFDLSKADLEKLAAKSIFAAKPCLKISIYTGRRGTTCGVNSGRLLGKVSVPLDMEGTESRSSVFHNGWISVGKNAKGSSTHLHLNVRAEPDPRFVFQFDGEPECSPQVFQIQGNIRQPVFTCKFSFRNSGDRYQRSRSSVSDPGSSRGWLSSLGSERERTGKERKGWSITVHDLSGSPVAAASMVTPFVASPGSDRVSRSNPGAWLILRPGDGTWKPWGRLEAWRERGSSDCLGYRFELLADTNGGMGAAGIVLAESMLSTNKGGKFVIDMSANGRSTPANSGSPACSPRSSGDFGYGLWPYCMYRGFVMSSRVEGEGKCSKPTVELSVQHVNCTEDAAAFVALSAAIDLSMDACRLFSQKLRKELCQQQDLMG, from the exons ATGGATCCCTGTCCTTTCGTGCGACTTCTCGTCGGAAATCTTGCTTTGAAGATCCCGGTAGCCTCGAAGCCTGCTCGTTCCGGCGTTCATCCGGCTTCGTCTCCATGTTTCTGTAAGATCAGGCTCAAGAACTTCCCTGTGCAGACCTCGATCGTCCCTCTGATCCCATCCGAGACTCAGTTCCCTGATGGTCAAACTCAAACCCTTGCTGCCAGTTTCGACTTGAGCAAAGCAGATCTGGAGAAGCTCGCTGCCAAGTCCATTTTTGCTGCGAAGCCTTGTCTTAAGATTTCTATCTACACTGGTCGTAGAGGTACTACCTGCGGTGTTAACTCTGGGAGACTCCTGGGGAAGGTTTCGGTGCCCTTGGATATGGAGGGAACTGAGTCTAGGTCCTCTGTTTTCCATAATGGTTGGATATCGGTTGGTAAGAATGCTAAGGGTTCTTCGACTCATCTCCATTTGAATGTGAGGGCGGAGCCAGATCCGAGATTCGTGTTTCAGTTTGATGGTGAGCCTGAGTGTAGTCCTCAGGTGTTCCAGATCCAAGGGAACATCCGGCAACCTGTTTTTACTTGCAAGTTCAGTTTCAGAAATTCTGGAGACCGGTATCAGAGATCCAG ATCGTCAGTGTCAGACCCGGGCAGTTCAAGGGGCTGGTTGAGCTCGCTTGGAAGCGAAAGAGAGAGAACTGGCAAGGAGCGCAAGGGATGGTCGATCACAGTCCATGATCTATCTGGCTCCCCGGTAGCGGCGGCATCGATGGTGACACCATTCGTCGCATCACCAGGTTCGGACCGAGTCAGCCGTTCAAACCCAGGCGCTTGGCTGATCCTCCGGCCTGGTGATGGTACTTGGAAGCCATGGGGCCGTCTGGAGGCCTGGCGAGAGCGCGGCAGCAGCGATTGTCTCGGCTACCGCTTCGAGCTCCTCGCTGACACTAACGGTGGAATGGGCGCGGCTGGCATTGTGCTGGCCGAGTCTATGCTGAGTACCAACAAAGGTGGGAAATTCGTGATCGACATGAGCGCGAACGGGCGGTCAACTCCGGCCAACTCAGGTTCTCCTGCCTGTAGCCCAAGGAGCAGCGGTGATTTTGGATATGGGTTGTGGCCGTATTGTATGTACAGAGGATTCGTGATGTCGTCGAGGGTGGAAGGAGAGGGAAAATGCAGTAAACCGACAGTGGAATTGAGTGTGCAACACGTGAACTGCACGGAAGATGCGGCTGCGTTTGTGGCTTTGTCTGCTGCTATCGATCTCAGCATGGACGCTTGCAGGCTTTTCTCGCAGAAACTCAGGAAGGAGCTTTGCCAACAGCAGGATTTGATGGGCTGA